Within Massilia endophytica, the genomic segment GAGCTGGGATAAAGGCAAAGTGGTATGGTCCATTTATCCACAAACGACGGCCTGCTGCGGCTCTTGTGGAAAACCATGGGGATAGTGCTTGAGCAACCGGGTATAAGCCGAAATTGTGGATAAGCCTGTGAGCAAGCCCGTGAAAATCCGGTGAATGAGGACTGGAAAGCGTGTGCAAAACTCCAGCCGGGTGTGGAAAACCCTGTGCACAAGGCTTGTAAAACGCAGTACAACTCCCTCACACATCGATTCTGGTCTCAAACTTGCTCCGGAAAGTGGAGAAGTAGGTTTTTACGTTGCGCACATTCTTCTGTGAGGCAAACAGCCGATGAGCCAGCGCATGGTAGGCGGGCATGTCCGCCACCTGCAGCACCAGCACGAAGTCCGGTCCAGGAGAGACCCGGTAGCACTGGAGTACCGCCGACTCCTTGGCCACCACTTCCTCGAACTCGCTCATGCGCTCGGCAGCCTGGATATCCAGCGTGATCTCCACAATGGCAGTGAGCCCTGCCCCCACTTTCTCCGGCGCCACGATGGCGACCTCCCGCTCGATCACCCCGCTGTCTCGCAGCTGCTTGACCCGCCTCAAGCAGGTCGGCGGTGAAACATGGACGAGCTGAGCCAGCTCGTTATTATTCAAGGAGGCGTCCTGTTGCAAAGCATTTAAGATGCGGCGATCAATTTCGTCAAAGATTACGTTCATGCGAAATATTCTTTCATGGCGGGATGCGTTGGAAATATTATTTCATCAAACTGCAAAGTTCGACAGCATATTTCAGATGGCATAGCCTAGCATGCAACTCATCAATCATTTGGCGAAGAGGTTCCTATGTGCGGCATCGTCGGCGCGGTAGCGCAGCGCAATATCACCCCCATCCTGGTCGAAGGCCTGAAGCGGCTCGAATACCGCGGCTACGACTCTTGCGGCGTCGCCCTGCACCTGGACGGCAAGCTGGCCCGCTCGCGCAGCACCTCCCGCGTGGCCGACCTGGAGAAGCAGATCCAGGAAGTGGGCATGAAGGGCTTCACCGGCATCGCCCACACGCGCTGGGCTACCCATGGCGCCCCGGCTTCGCACAACGCCCATCCTCACTTCTCGCCGAATTCGGATGGCGCCCGCATCGCGCTGGTGCATAACGGCATCATCGAAAACCATGACGAGCTGCGCGCCGAGCTGGTCGCCCTGGGCTACATTTTCCAGAGCCAGACGGATACCGAAGTGATCGCCCACCTCGTGGACCACATGTACAACGGCGACCTCTTCGAAACCGTGCAGCAGGCCGTCAAGCGCCTGCACGGCGCCTATGCCATTGCCGTGTTCTGCCGCGAGGAGCCGCACCGCGTGGTCGCCGCGCGCCAGGGCTCCCCGCTGATCGTGGGCCTGGGCGAAGGCGAAAACTTCGTGGCCTCGGACGCGATGGCGCTGGCAGGCACCACCGACCAGATCATCTATCTCGAAGAAGGCGACGTGGTCGACTTGCAGCTGGGGCGCGTCTGGATCGCGGACGTGAATGGCAAGCGCGTGGAGCGCGAGGTGAAGACGGTGCACGCGCATACCGGCGCCGCCGAACTAGGTCCCTACCGCCACTACATGCAGAAGGAAATCTTCGAGCAGCCGCGCGTGGTGGGCGATACGCTCGAAGGCGTGACGGGCATCATGCCCGAACTGTTCGGCGACGGGGCCTACAACGTCTTCAAGCAGGTGGACCGCGTGCTGATCCTCGCCTGCGGCACCAGCTACTACGCCGGGCTCACGGCCAAGTACTGGATCGAATCGATCGCCCAGCTGCCAGTGAATGTGGAAATCGCCAGCGAATACCGCTACCGCGACTCCGTGCCGCACCCGAACACGCTGGTGGTCACCATTTCCCAGTCCGGCGAGACGGCGGACACCATCGCCGCCCTCAAGCACGCACGCTCGCTCGGCATGGAGCACACGCTTACCATCTGCAATGTCTCAACCAGCGCCATGGTGCGCGAATGCAAGCTGGCCTATATCACGCGCGCGGGCGTGGAAGTGGGCGTCGCTTCCACCAAGGCCTTCACCACCCAGCTGGCCGCCCTCTTCCTGCTCACCCTGAGCCTGGCTCAGGTGAACGGCCGCCTGAGCGACGAACAGGAAGCCGCGCACCTGAAAGCCATGCGCCACCTGCCCTCCGCTATCGCCGCCGTGCTGGCGCTGGAGCCGCAGATCATCGCCTGGGCCGAAGAATTCGCGCGCAAGGAGAACGCGCTATTCCTCGGCCGAGGCATGCACTACCCCATCGCGCTGGAAGGCGCGCTGAAACTGAAGGAAATTTCGTACATCCACGCCGAGGCCTATCCGGCGGGCGAGCTGAAACACGGCCCGCTGGCGCTGGTGACGGAGGAAATGCCGGTGGTGACCATTGCGCCGAACGACGCGCTGATCGAGAAGCTGAAGTCCAACATGCAGGAAGTGCGCGCCCGGGGCGGCGAGCTGTATGTGTTCGCCGACGTGGACTCGCGCATCACCTCGGGCGACGGCGTGCACGTCATCCGCCTGCCCGAGCACTACGGCCAGCTCTCGCCGATTCTCCACGTCGTGTCCCTCCAGCTGCTGGCCTACCACGCCGCCCTTGCGCGCGGCACGGATGTGGACAAGCCGCGCAATCTGGCGAAATCCGTCACGGTCGAATAGAACGAGCACTGTCGCTCCAGCATAGATGGTAAGCGACAATAATGTACGAGACAAAATGTTTAAGTCTGAGACAAGATAATAAAGTCGGTTTTTCCTTAGGAGGGCGTCAATCTGATTCTAAGGCTGCGAGAGACGTCGATATGGTCGAACCTGGTGCGCGCGAGTGGATGTCAACGGCGTAATGCGATCGGACATGCGCAACGAGATCTTGATATGGAATACGTTTTTGCAGGCTGTGAGCAATCAAATATCGACGTAGCGCGCGATTCGATAGATCCGAGGATCCTATTTCATGCGCGTTCACACTTTCGGCATACTGGCTGGCGTCTCGCAATATGTGTCCGATGGTCCAAGGCATCACTGCGTCGTCAGTACGGAGTTTTGCAATGAGCGGTACATCAGTTTCGCTAGACCGGGGTGCCGGAGACAAACCTCGCGATATGCGGTAACGACGTAGGGCTTCAATTGCGGGCGCAGGGACAAATACGTTGTCGACTACGTCTCCGCGGCCGAATCGATGAACACTGGTCTGCCATCCAACCGCGGTTTGCCTGATGTCAGACATACGTGCGGAGGCCAGTTCACTACGATGTAGCGCTGTCCAATAGGACCATTCCGCAACAACAATCGTTCGCCATAATGGGTCACGGCTGCCGCGTTCTGGATCGGGCAGCTTGGTCCACGATTCGCGGATCTCATGCCAACGTTTGGCGGCTTGCAGTAGCTGGCGCGGATCAATCTCGTCAGGGTCGACCGTTCTTGGAACCGAAAGTGAGGTCGCGGGGTTGTCCGTGCGTAAGCCCGCCACAGATAGAACTGCAAACAGGCGGACTAGCGTATTGCGAGTGCTGCGCACCGTACGTTCACTGAGCTGAGTAGGCTGCTGATCCCTTTCCAATTTAGGGTGCAATAGGCCAGAAGAAAATTCGTCGAGGTAGCGCGCCAGGTCGCTAGTATCTACATTGAGAAAGTCCAGTTCCTCCAGTAGGAGCCACGTTTGCAGACGTTCAAACTCACGGAAGTATGTTCGATAAGTGTTCGGAATATGTTCATATTGTCCGAGCCATTCCATCAATACCTCGGTGCTACTCATGCCATCCACCTTTGCCACTATCCGAGCTCCAAATCGATCGGTACTTCGAGCTCTTGTGCAATCGCGTTATACAACTGAACTGTCACGTCTTCACTTTCCAGTGACACCAGCAACGAAAAGCGTGCCGGCGTGGTGCATCGGCCGCGGTTGAGCCTTTGCCGCCACCAACCCACAACAGGATAGACGGCGATTAGGTTTTTCGTCGCCAGGTCGGCAGCAGGACCGCGCCAGCAATCTGCATGCAACGAGCCATGCCCACGAAGCCGAGGCCCGAGATCCCATCCCGTGTCACCGGCGACATCGATTGTTTCGCTGTCGTCCCGCATGGCATAGTTGACGCGCTTGTTGAACATATCCTCTGTTTCCGTGGTGCGCTTTACATCGAATCTCAGGCTGTGGGAAGCGTAACGATAGCGGTTCGTCCAACCGCGCTTACCAGGGCTGGGCTCGACAAAATATGAGAGGGTAACACGCATCTTTACCCGCGTGTCTTGCATGTCCAAAAGCATCTGTTGAGGCCATGGCAGCTGAAAAATGCAAAGCTCGTTCATTTTTCCGACGCTTTGATCGAGTCGGAAAGGTTGCAGCGTTTCTTGCGCGATAAGGCAAACGCGATGCTGAGCAGAATGCTTAGCACGGGTCTCATCCGGAACGCCATGTCCACAGGCTCGCAAGAGATCACGCCAATTTGGATAGCGAGCTCGCTGTGCTTCTGTCCAGTTCGCATGGTGCACGATTAGCCCGCGCACCGATTCCGGCCAAAGATCCGGATTTTCCGCCCAAATACGCCCCGCTACTCCTGCTCCTTGAGCAGTTGCCGCGCTTGTGGCCCAAAAATAGGACAGCGGATGGACGTTGAAATTTCGGTTGGTGGTCAATAGCTGCAGTGAAGGCGGGATATCCGTCAGCTCGCCGGCGGGATCGACGGCAACATTTCCTCCTTCAAAGACGACATCGGGCTTCATGGGCCAACCACGCCACTCTTGCGATGTCGAGCTGAACGGGCTCAAATCACCTGCGGCCGCCAACGTGGACCAACCTGCAAAATCATCTGAGGCCGGCAGAGTAGTCTTGTCAGTGTACGCGCCTATGGTCAGAGCGTTCCATGCCTGGCCAGGTTGCTCGACGCCATACTCCTTATTTGACAGCGGATACGCAAGCCAGCGTTGGTCCGGCTGCACATTTCCGGCGGAAATGATGAACAAACGCCCGTCTCCGCCCTCGGCGTCGAAGGCAAGCTGGTCAATTGCCGCTGAATACGAAGACGGCTCGCCGATTTGATGCATGGCGGACGTAACCGCCTTACAAATCACTCGGCGCCGGTTGGGAGCGTCAATTTCGCACTTATAGACCGCTTGTTCGGTTATCGCTCCTAAGACTTCATGGCTATCATTGCCGTCAACTTGCATGCCGCTGGGCGGCAAAATCTTTGACGACTCGAGGCGAAATGGCACTGATATGCGGCCGCCAGCCTCAACTGCGTCGCGCAGATCGCCGTACAAGACCACGCCTGCCATTCTTGTGCCGTGTCCCTCATGGTCAGCCACGCCCCAGGCATTGTTGACGGCATGCATGTCTCCCTCAGCCAGCACCGGGGCAATAAGGGGATGTGCTCGCGCAACCCCAGTGTCCAGGATTGCTACGGACACATCGTCGCCCCTGATGTCGATACGCCCGGCAATATTCGCCACAATATTGTCCTGGTCGCCAAGTGTCAGCGTATGTGGGAATAGCGGCGGTCGATCCGCGCGGCGAATTTCAGCGACGAGATTCAGGATAGGGATCGACTGGGCAAGTTGAGCCTGGGTTGCCTTGATGTTAGTGACGACCCGCTCGTGAAATGCAAGCCATTGCTCTGCAATTTCAATGTGGGCCGCCGTGGCGGCATTTTTGAAGCGGAGAAAGGTAGCTGCTGGCGCGAGCTTGTCGGTGCGTAGCCAGATTTCCCACCAATGCTCGCCATCGCCGTCAGGCATGGCTTCTTCGTCGGTCCAGAGCTGAGTCATTGTTGCAACGCCAATTTCCTCGATGCTTTCGACCAGATTGGCATTTCGAGGTCTTGGAACCTCTGACCGTGTGTTCTCTTGCAAATATGCGACGACTTTGCGAACTAGAATGTCCAGCTTCCCATCGGGAATCCAGCAGGTTGCGAAGGTAACCTCGCCTTGCTCCCTGACGTTGAGCAACTCGATTCCAGAACGTATGACGTCGAGGCTCTCGAATACCAAGTCAAAGCCAGCAGCACTTCGGAATTCGACGGCGATACCGTCCGGCGCGTCGATGTTGAGCGCTTGGCGGCTGAGCTTTCGCTCTTCTAGTACGGGGCGGAGATTTTCCAGCTGGCCCAGAATCCGATTGCCGTGTTGGGC encodes:
- a CDS encoding Lrp/AsnC family transcriptional regulator, whose product is MNVIFDEIDRRILNALQQDASLNNNELAQLVHVSPPTCLRRVKQLRDSGVIEREVAIVAPEKVGAGLTAIVEITLDIQAAERMSEFEEVVAKESAVLQCYRVSPGPDFVLVLQVADMPAYHALAHRLFASQKNVRNVKTYFSTFRSKFETRIDV
- a CDS encoding S8 family peptidase gives rise to the protein MATGPQRLPHLRLVNRFVTQDYTPRPGRGPTLHLMQRERAQHGNRILGQLENLRPVLEERKLSRQALNIDAPDGIAVEFRSAAGFDLVFESLDVIRSGIELLNVREQGEVTFATCWIPDGKLDILVRKVVAYLQENTRSEVPRPRNANLVESIEEIGVATMTQLWTDEEAMPDGDGEHWWEIWLRTDKLAPAATFLRFKNAATAAHIEIAEQWLAFHERVVTNIKATQAQLAQSIPILNLVAEIRRADRPPLFPHTLTLGDQDNIVANIAGRIDIRGDDVSVAILDTGVARAHPLIAPVLAEGDMHAVNNAWGVADHEGHGTRMAGVVLYGDLRDAVEAGGRISVPFRLESSKILPPSGMQVDGNDSHEVLGAITEQAVYKCEIDAPNRRRVICKAVTSAMHQIGEPSSYSAAIDQLAFDAEGGDGRLFIISAGNVQPDQRWLAYPLSNKEYGVEQPGQAWNALTIGAYTDKTTLPASDDFAGWSTLAAAGDLSPFSSTSQEWRGWPMKPDVVFEGGNVAVDPAGELTDIPPSLQLLTTNRNFNVHPLSYFWATSAATAQGAGVAGRIWAENPDLWPESVRGLIVHHANWTEAQRARYPNWRDLLRACGHGVPDETRAKHSAQHRVCLIAQETLQPFRLDQSVGKMNELCIFQLPWPQQMLLDMQDTRVKMRVTLSYFVEPSPGKRGWTNRYRYASHSLRFDVKRTTETEDMFNKRVNYAMRDDSETIDVAGDTGWDLGPRLRGHGSLHADCWRGPAADLATKNLIAVYPVVGWWRQRLNRGRCTTPARFSLLVSLESEDVTVQLYNAIAQELEVPIDLELG
- the glmS gene encoding glutamine--fructose-6-phosphate transaminase (isomerizing), whose protein sequence is MCGIVGAVAQRNITPILVEGLKRLEYRGYDSCGVALHLDGKLARSRSTSRVADLEKQIQEVGMKGFTGIAHTRWATHGAPASHNAHPHFSPNSDGARIALVHNGIIENHDELRAELVALGYIFQSQTDTEVIAHLVDHMYNGDLFETVQQAVKRLHGAYAIAVFCREEPHRVVAARQGSPLIVGLGEGENFVASDAMALAGTTDQIIYLEEGDVVDLQLGRVWIADVNGKRVEREVKTVHAHTGAAELGPYRHYMQKEIFEQPRVVGDTLEGVTGIMPELFGDGAYNVFKQVDRVLILACGTSYYAGLTAKYWIESIAQLPVNVEIASEYRYRDSVPHPNTLVVTISQSGETADTIAALKHARSLGMEHTLTICNVSTSAMVRECKLAYITRAGVEVGVASTKAFTTQLAALFLLTLSLAQVNGRLSDEQEAAHLKAMRHLPSAIAAVLALEPQIIAWAEEFARKENALFLGRGMHYPIALEGALKLKEISYIHAEAYPAGELKHGPLALVTEEMPVVTIAPNDALIEKLKSNMQEVRARGGELYVFADVDSRITSGDGVHVIRLPEHYGQLSPILHVVSLQLLAYHAALARGTDVDKPRNLAKSVTVE